A single region of the Nocardioides ochotonae genome encodes:
- a CDS encoding Mur ligase family protein, which produces MSTLEILCAVGVTLLVLLSQLRWLRVAQREHYEPGRLVAIAAIWSRAYWINGLVLVGIVLASLLTLAASAEWAVLIPAVVWASWPEGLALWPKSSPLVFTDRVKRLTALLVVLEIALAAGLTALGAIGLLPILALPVAELALMIMAPIERSMGRKYQVSAAAKMRKLDPRVVAITGSYGKTSTKNYAAHLMSGRWATLASPASFNNAMGLSRAVNDRLDGGTDVFVAEMGTYGPGEIAALCEVFRPEVSAITTIGEAHLERMKNRETIVRAKSEILPPASTVVLNVDVPELAAIADELAATKRVIRASGGDTPDADVVVGRAGDGWEVVLGGVVHRVELPAEVGHPINVAVAIGLAQAVDVPEQTILDRLAGIPSTPHRAETTRTETGLTVIDDTYNSNPQGAAQALARARELVGEGGTVWTITPGMVELGASQHERNAELARAATADEDMVLCVVGRTNRAALDAGTAGRIRHFASREEAAQHVMAQAGPHDVVLYENDLPNHYP; this is translated from the coding sequence ATGAGCACCCTGGAGATCCTCTGCGCGGTGGGGGTCACGCTGCTGGTCCTGCTCAGCCAGCTGCGCTGGCTGCGCGTCGCCCAGCGCGAGCACTACGAGCCCGGCCGGCTCGTCGCGATCGCGGCGATCTGGTCGCGCGCGTACTGGATCAACGGTTTGGTCCTGGTGGGCATCGTGCTGGCCTCGCTGCTCACGCTCGCGGCGTCCGCCGAGTGGGCGGTCCTGATCCCGGCGGTGGTCTGGGCGAGCTGGCCCGAGGGCCTGGCCCTGTGGCCCAAGTCCTCGCCCCTCGTGTTCACCGACCGCGTCAAGCGGCTCACGGCGCTCCTCGTGGTGCTCGAGATCGCGCTCGCCGCCGGCCTGACCGCCCTGGGCGCGATCGGCCTGCTGCCGATCCTGGCGCTCCCGGTCGCCGAGCTGGCGCTGATGATCATGGCGCCGATCGAGCGCTCGATGGGGCGCAAGTACCAGGTCTCCGCGGCCGCGAAGATGCGCAAGCTCGACCCCCGGGTCGTCGCGATCACCGGCTCCTACGGCAAGACCTCGACCAAGAACTACGCCGCGCACCTGATGTCGGGGCGCTGGGCCACGCTGGCCAGCCCGGCGAGCTTCAACAACGCGATGGGCCTCTCCCGGGCCGTGAACGACCGCCTCGACGGCGGCACCGACGTGTTCGTCGCCGAGATGGGCACCTACGGCCCCGGCGAGATCGCCGCGCTGTGCGAGGTGTTCCGCCCCGAGGTCTCCGCGATCACCACGATCGGCGAGGCCCACCTGGAGCGGATGAAGAACCGCGAGACGATCGTCCGCGCCAAGTCCGAGATCCTGCCGCCCGCGAGCACGGTCGTGCTCAACGTCGACGTCCCCGAGCTCGCCGCGATCGCCGACGAGCTGGCCGCCACCAAGCGGGTCATCCGGGCCTCCGGCGGCGACACCCCGGACGCCGACGTGGTCGTCGGCCGCGCCGGCGACGGCTGGGAGGTCGTGCTCGGCGGCGTCGTCCACCGCGTCGAGCTGCCGGCCGAGGTCGGGCACCCGATCAACGTCGCGGTGGCCATCGGCCTGGCCCAGGCCGTCGACGTGCCCGAGCAGACGATCCTGGACCGGCTCGCCGGCATCCCCAGCACGCCGCACCGCGCCGAGACCACCCGCACCGAGACCGGACTCACGGTCATCGACGACACCTACAACTCCAACCCGCAGGGCGCGGCCCAGGCGCTGGCCCGCGCACGCGAGCTCGTCGGCGAGGGCGGGACCGTCTGGACGATCACGCCCGGTATGGTCGAGCTCGGCGCCTCCCAGCACGAGCGGAACGCCGAGCTGGCTCGCGCGGCCACGGCGGACGAGGACATGGTCCTCTGCGTCGTCGGGCGCACGAACCGCGCTGCCCTGGACGCCGGCACCGCCGGACGGATCCGTCACTTCGCCAGTCGCGAGGAGGCGGCCCAGCACGTCATGGCGCAGGCCGGACCGCACGACGTGGTGCTGTACGAGAACGACCTCCCCAACCACTACCCGTAG
- a CDS encoding alpha/beta fold hydrolase — MLTTLLNGRAFGEKFGSSEARVVALHGWGRSRADWSATLEGYDALALDLPGFGATPAPETGWDTAAYADWTAEIIGDLDRPVLVGHSFGGRVAVQLAATRPDLVRGLVLTGVPLLRPERTGGSGSGPKLGYRVVRALHRRGLVGDARMEALRQKHGSADYRAAQGVMREVLVKAVNEEYADQLAAVREHGVPVAMVWGEHDTAATVEMARRAQALLGAQATLDVVPGSAHLLDPALVTAIRAQIDRLGGTA, encoded by the coding sequence GTGCTGACCACCCTGCTGAACGGACGTGCCTTCGGGGAGAAGTTCGGCTCCAGCGAGGCCAGAGTGGTCGCCCTTCATGGGTGGGGCCGCTCGCGAGCCGACTGGAGCGCGACCCTCGAGGGCTACGACGCCCTCGCCCTCGACCTGCCCGGCTTCGGGGCCACCCCGGCGCCCGAGACCGGCTGGGACACCGCGGCGTACGCCGACTGGACCGCCGAGATCATCGGCGACCTGGACCGCCCGGTGCTCGTCGGCCACTCCTTCGGCGGCCGGGTCGCGGTGCAGCTCGCCGCCACCCGGCCCGACCTGGTCCGCGGCCTGGTGCTGACCGGCGTACCGCTGCTGCGCCCCGAGCGCACGGGCGGCTCCGGCTCGGGGCCCAAGCTCGGCTACCGCGTCGTCCGGGCCCTGCACCGCCGCGGCCTCGTGGGCGACGCCCGCATGGAGGCGCTGCGCCAGAAGCACGGCTCGGCCGACTACCGCGCCGCCCAAGGGGTGATGCGCGAGGTGCTGGTCAAGGCCGTCAACGAGGAGTACGCCGACCAGCTCGCCGCCGTGCGCGAGCACGGCGTGCCGGTGGCCATGGTGTGGGGCGAGCACGACACCGCCGCCACCGTCGAGATGGCGCGCCGCGCCCAGGCGCTCCTCGGCGCGCAGGCCACCCTCGACGTGGTCCCCGGCTCCGCCCACCTGCTCGACCCTGCGCTGGTCACCGCGATCCGCGCCCAGATCGACCGCCTCGGAGGCACTGCATGA